Sequence from the Rhodococcus jostii RHA1 genome:
CTGAAAGGGCTGCGCGCCGGTCGCGTGGACCTGATCACGATGCCGTCACCCGGGATCGAACCACTCACCACGATCCTCACCAGATTCAGCCGCACCTATCCTTCGGTCACCGTCAATGCCGAGGCGGCGTTCACTCCCGAAGAGGTGCTGCACGCCGTGCGCACCGGCGTCTGCGAGATCGGGATCCTGGGTTCACCCGCCGCGGTGCGTGCCCCCGAACTCGACGTCGTCGCGCTCGAAAGCCAGCCGCTGATCCTCCTCTCCGGTCCGGGCGCCGAAACACCGGCACACCCGGAGATTCGGAGATCGGAACTGTCGGGCTTCCGCCTGATCGTCTCGCAGCGGGGGTCGTTGATGCGAACACTCGTCGACGAGGTCCTCGCCAGCGGCGTCCCAGCCACCATCGTCGCCGAGGTCGCCCACCGGACGTCGATCCTGCCGATGGTGCTCAGCGGATTCGGGCAGGCCGTCATGCCGTCGTCGTGGGCGCCGTCGGCGCGGCAGGCCGGCGCCACCGTGCACCGCATCGTCCCCGAGTCCTACCTGCACGTCGCCGCCGTCTGCCGGCGCACCCACCTCACGCCACCCGCGCGGGCGCTCATGGACGAGGCACGACAGTACGCCGGACGCACACCGGCCGCCTGGGAGGCGCCCGCAGCGGAAAACCCGCAAAACCTGTGAACGACAGTCGTGCCCACGACCCGTGCGGTGACGGCTCATGGGAATTCAGCCCAGGTCTGTCCCTTCGCCCGAGTTCTGTGGTGTCGGGTCCGGGATCCGCCTCATACGGAACGAGTTGAACACCCCGATGAGGCCGGCGAGGATGGGGATGAGCAGGGCGACCTGAAGGGCGAGGGGTCGTGCGCCGGTGTTGATGCGGACGATCTCGTCCTGAATCGCCGGCGGTTGGTCGACGAGTAGTTGTTCGAGTTGGGTGTTGCTCATGACTTCGGCGTCGTCCTCGAGCACCTGCGCGACCTGTTGCTGCTCTGCCGGCGGGAGCACGGTGCTCGATTCCGCCATCGAGGTGAAGGTGAGGGACAGCGTTGCCAGCATGATGGCGCCGGCGAACGCCAGCCCGAACGAGAGCCCGAACGATCCCGCTGCGGAATTGACGCTGGCGGCCTCGCTGATCCGCTCCTCCTCGATCGGGGCGAGTGTGTAGTTGTTGAGCTGGGATACCAGCAATCCCAGCCCGGATCCGGCGATCACCAACGGGATCACCAGGCCCCAGCCGAACTCGGCGCGCGGCACGATCGGGATCAGCGCCGCGATCCCGATCGTCAGCAGCACGAATCCCCATCGGATGATGCTGCTCGGGCGCCGGTCGCCGGCCTTCTTGCCCGCG
This genomic interval carries:
- a CDS encoding LysR family transcriptional regulator, which codes for MDARQLRYFLAVVDQGGINRAAETLLIAQPSLSQSISALERELGVPLFHRVGRRLVLSDAGETLVGPARVVLRDLEDAKASVDALKGLRAGRVDLITMPSPGIEPLTTILTRFSRTYPSVTVNAEAAFTPEEVLHAVRTGVCEIGILGSPAAVRAPELDVVALESQPLILLSGPGAETPAHPEIRRSELSGFRLIVSQRGSLMRTLVDEVLASGVPATIVAEVAHRTSILPMVLSGFGQAVMPSSWAPSARQAGATVHRIVPESYLHVAAVCRRTHLTPPARALMDEARQYAGRTPAAWEAPAAENPQNL